CAGTAGTTTAACTCAGTTACCTGGTGCAGAAGCAGTTTAAACAAAGTCAGCCCTAGCAGAACACATTTGTCTGTTACACACTGCCTGTAGCAGCAGATTTTCAGGCTGAATTGTACCTAAACTCTGCTATCATTGgtgaagtttaaaaataagtgtCCTCTGCAGGGATTCTTCCACTGTATGACTGCCAAATAGCTGAGGCAAGAGAATAGTGAAACCATAATGCTGAACTTTACTGTGGTAGTTGCTGAACTACTCCTATGGCCATGGCAGTATCtgcagaaaaggcttttttgtgtgtttcccTATAGAATTGACTTCAGTTACATATTCCCTTCCCGTGCTCCAACCAATCATGGCTGCTTACCTGTGACTCTGTGGGGCCCACCGTGGGGGTTTTGAAATCATTTAGGCATTGAAAGTACTCAAATAAGCAGGCAGAGAATGCTGTACCTGGAAGTGGTTTTGTTATCACAGGACTTAATTTCTAGCAGGGTAGTTTGAAGCCCCGGTCTGTGTTGTGAAAGAGCAAACTGTCTCAAGTCACTGTAGTACAGCTTGACTGATTGTGTTGAAAACTGTCCTATGGTTTCTTGGGGCTTCAAGCTTTCTGAAGAGTTGAAGAGTTTTGCACATAAGGTGGTAATAGTTCAGGTCCTACCAGAGCATGGACAGCCACACAATtacagcccagagctctcaggaGCATTCATGAGCTCACAGCACAGAGTGGCACAGCACTGAAGGCAACACAGTGCTTGAGCAtatcctgcagtgctgcattaaTAACAGCATCTTTCTGGTAAGAGCCATGAAAGCAGTCATCAGGACACCCGGAGAGACACTGATGTAGAGAGAAGACTGAAGATTAAGGTCACTTAGGATGTGCAAATGGAGCAGTATCAAAGCCAGCCAAAACTTAATTTTGTCTGGAATGAAATACCAACTTAGAAATGAGACCATTGCTTACATTTGGGTTAGTTTCAGATAAAAGCTGTTTGAAATAACGTGTAAGTCATAGAGAGGTTATTATTCCTAGAaatttcctgaaggaaaaaaaaagtttatttttagctCTGAGCCTATTAGGCTTCAAGCATCATTCAGAAGGAATATTATGTATGTGCTGACTCCAGCTGGAAGGGTTTGACATTTTACAGGAACACTAATATAGTGAGGCTCTCACAGCTGGTAAAATACAAAGATagtaatttaaagaaattctaGAAGCTAAGCAGGGATCTATTGTTTCAGTCAAGTGCAGCTATTTAAGACTTGCCTATATCCCATCTGTTGAACATATGGCAACACATACTCAAACACAAGCTTCTTTAATCAGTTGTCTCTTTTGCTTTAACATGTTGGAAATATTCAAGGTAGACATTGCCAAGGGTGTGACTGCTGGTAAGGAAGCCAGAGCACTGCTAagattctctcaaaacaacatGTCACTTATAGCAGTGCATCTGCTattaaaaaatctattaaataaaaaaagtaattcaatGTATTTCATTCTACCAGCTgggtaattttaaaatttattaagaCAGTTCCCACAGTTGTATAAACAGGGTTTATTGTACATGTGGAGttgaagaaggaaagagaagaaaggtatatattatatatatatgtacagtgagccattttaattaataaatttattctATCTTGCTTAATACTGGAAAGAGGGAATGTGTCTGGCaccaaagaaatttaaaattgaaaaaatttaaaagctaaagttctgaaaattataaaaaccaTGGTCTTATGGAAGGAACTTAAAACATATATACATGGCAATTAAAGTGGTTTATACACTGAGTGACACAGTTGCATTTGTCTTTAAACCAACTTACAGATTTTTCTATTAATAGAACTGGcattaaaactatttaaaagctagaatataaataaaagttggaggggctgctccaggaacaGCCCAGTAAAGCAACTCACAGTAACTCAGTAGACATATTCAAGAAAACAGTTCCCCTTGAGCATCAGGGAAGTAGGCACTAACTGGGAAATAGTCCAAGTCCTGGTGTTGCAGTTGCACTGGAAGTCCATTTCTTGTTACTGCTGTGCCATACAcaataccttttaaaatataCCCCTGATTTCTCTGAAATGTGTAGAAACTGTTACGTTGTCTTTCTGAATCCCTTTAAAATAGGATAGATGTTTTCAAATGCTTCATAGATTTCTGCTCGTACTTTAGCacctggagaaagagaagggattCAATTAGTTTGTACCTTTtgccaaatatttaatttcagcttTTAGAATGTGTATGTGAATGCAACTCTATATAAAACCTACATGTATCcataaatccccatttttaCAATCCTTTTTAACACATTTCATAGAGCTTACATTACCAGCCTTCTCTGTTTAATCTGACAGCTGCTAAAACTTTCACTAGCATCTCTGCCATGATGCTGTGTTGCAAATGGAATTTTCATATACATGATTTCCACAAGAGACCCAACAACAAAGCACAGCCCTGTAGGATGTTTGTGCAGAAAGGCCTAACTGGTGCAGCTTGTTTTGAGAGTGTGAGTACCAGGGGGAGGAAGGTCTGGCAATGGAGACCACTGCAGAGAATTGCATTTCCCCACACTGCAGGGATGTGATCCTTTTGTCTGTGGGTCTTGCAGGTTTCTTCCTCCTAGTAAGACACAGCATGAGAAAAAATGGAGGGAGTAGGTTGAGGATGTCCTAGAGCTCAAGTATCTCCCCTTCTTTGGCTGCTGTATCATGGATCATGGCAGCAGCCTGCAACCAAGCTGCCAAAGAAAAGCCAGCTCAGTCACATGCTCAGCCACAGAAAGTCTTTCAGATTTTGCCAGAAAGATCTTACATTCTTACTGCTTTTTGGGCACCTGCACACCTGACTAGGGTTCATGATGATTGTTCCTTTGATCTAGCCAAATGTGCTGTTGCTTTGTGCATTCCCATCTGTTAAGGAACACGGTGCaggcagctgtgtgtgcagtggcagtgctgagctgcaggttgAGCTCTGGGTGAAGCACACCCAGGCAAGAGGCCTGAACCGCTGAATCTTTGCATAACAAAGCCTGGTGCTGAGCCTCAAGAAAACCTGGTCTGACTGTGAGTGGAGTGTGTAGGGAGTCAAGCACCTGCTGGATTTGCTGAAGCTGCCCACTCCAAACAGGCTCTGGTCCTGCTGCAGTTGGTGTGGCTCTGACTGCCAGGGTGGCTGCTGGATGGCTGCACAGGGGAAGTTTCCTTAACATTCCATCCATGGAATACCCTATTAAATCTCCTTTCTCAGTACTGTCATCTCTAAAGGAAAAGTACCTGGCAGATTACATATCCCTGTCTGTTCTCTGTCATACAGTCTAAATCTCACCTCTTGGAGTAAGATACTGTCTTCACTTACCAGTTAAAACCACTtttccagaaacaaaaataagcaGAACAATTCTTGGCTTAATCATTCTGTAGATTAAGCCAGGAAACAATTCCGGCTCGTAGCTGTAAGAGAAGAGAGAGTATTTAAATGTGCTGGCAGACCCATGTTCCACCCCATCTTCTGGGCCCAGTCTAGACTGGCAGAGCAGATGTAGACTTCCCTGAAACTTGGGGAGAGTATCAATGTGAACCTGTCAAAACCAAATTTTGACAGGTTCACACTGGGCAGCCTCAGTTACACCTGAGGCAGtgcagagatgggaaaaaatatgCAGGTTTCCCTGTGGTGCAAGGGAATAATCTAAAGAGATGTCACCTTCTAAGATAGTATGCAACAAGAATGAAACATAAACAAGCCTTTTTTTACCTGCTGAACTGCTGGTGTGTGAGTACCAATCCTTCCAGTCTGATGGGAAATTTCACATCACAGCTGCCCACcatattctgaattttaaaatccaaaaatttTGCAGGAAAACCCAGTTTCTGAACAACTCTTGCATACTTCCTTGCGGCCAGTCTGGATTGCTCCTCACTGAAGTGAGAAAAGGATATCTGTATTACCTCCTCAGTTAACTATTACTTCAAGCACACAGCATTAAACCACAAATACCtaactggggaaaaaagtctGTGTGGAGGGAGGGGAGTTCACACGCAACATTTTTACATCCAAAATTAACAACTACCACTGACTGATTTTCATGCTAATTCTGGTAATAGGCTCCTGGACACCATTAGTATTGCACTCACTGTTCATGACACAAACCAGTAAATTATAAATCCATaccttttacattttaaaatattgaccAGTCCCTCTAATGGGACTGTTACTTAAGATTAAGTACTTAAGATTAGATTGTTACTTGAGATTTCACTGTAGAACAACCTTGAACTACTACTGCtagaaaatacagatttctaTAAAAATCTGTAAACTGGCAAAATCTTCtgtttgatgcagcccaggcatTCAAACATGGGTTTAATACAACTGCACAGCTTTACCCACTGTTGCAGAATTCAGTTTGCTTCAGGTCTGTAAACAGCTGAGAATCTGTTGCTGATGCAGAGTAAGACAACTTGAATTTCAAGTGTCACCAAGCAGAGAAAATGTTCCCCTGTACAGATCTATTCATTCATTTCTGCTCATTAGTTTATTCCTTCTGGATTCCTAGCAGACTTCTTTGGAGCAGAATTTCTCTCCTGCCCACCAGAGTTAAGCTTATGTTTAGCTTTCAATTCTTGTCCTTCAATGGTCACATTAAGAACAGATCAGACTACAGGAACTAGAGATTTGGAGCTCTTGTCCTGTGATGAATGAAGCTATTCAAATATAAAATTCTTctctcaccatcctcacaatTTAAGCAGTTCCAATGCATAgttgctgaatttttttaattattagaaAAAGCAGGTAACTGCAAGGGTAAAAAATGAATATAATAACCTCTGCAAACCAGTATATGAGACTGAATGAAAGCGCTTCAGAACTAGAACTACCATTTCCCCACAAATTAGGAAGTCTCTTCAATCATAAACAGGCATTTTCTGTAGAAATGTGTATAATCTGAGGTAACTGTGAAGCAACATTAGTTGTACCTGTACAACTTTGATGTGTCTATATAAACAAGCATCATGGTACAAAAGAAAAGACAGCCTGAGTTAGTTTGCTCATAATGCCTAAACATACCTTTTTGCTCCTGTGCACACCATTTTTCCAGAGCTGAATATCAGTGCAGTAGTACGTGGTTCTCTTATTCTCATAATAACAGCAGCAAAACGCTGAAGTGTGAGCATTGAGACTGTTAGTGATATACTGCTGTCATCATTACATTAAAACCAAATCTGCATCATCTAAGTTACACTGCAGTGCAAGGAAAACTAAGGTCAAACATCCTTACAGATCACTCAAAGTTTACTTGAAATGCTTAAACTATAAGTACCTTCAAGCACATACTCAGAGAGGTAGAGCCAGGCAGGAAGGATATTTACCACTGTAAACATTCCTGTTTATCTCTcattactatatatatatatatacacctatGTATGTAACATATAAATAACACTAACATTTGCATCAGAGCAATAGAAACAATTTTAAGAAATTCCTCCATATGTGTTGGAATTTCATCTTGTAAGTAGGATGGAAGATATCCAAAAAAATGGATTACAGTGTTACAATACCAGCAAACAGAACAGCTGGAGATCAAAGTCCTGTGTAAACAGAAGTCACCTCAGCTACCACTGCGGGACACAGCAACCTCATTAGCTCCAGCTTTTCATTCTCAGTAAGCATTTTCTAAATATTCTTAAATTCTTTGAAGCAAGAGATACtggaaacacacacacacacacgcaaaAACTCCTGTTTGTTATATTTAACTTGGAACAGCTCACCCTGCAGTCCCATGAATTGTTCTGCTGACACAACCAAGGCGGTAGCGTGGGTTACCCAACAGCACATTTGTCAAAATATGACTTAAATAATACAGCCAAGCAACATCTTTCTTTGATAGATGAATCTACTGACTAAATGTCAGGAGTGTGTTACATAACCCTTCTatccctctgccatgggaaaCAGTGTTTGATATTGATTATTCTAGCCTACAAATTTTACACAGCCACCTACCCCCTACATTAGGAGTTACCAAGGCATGCTCACATTTTTGCTGCGCTCATACCTTACTCACAATTATGTAACAGCATCACTGGTATAAACTTACAGTAAGAGTCATTTATCAAATATGCCTGCATGTGTGCTTTAACCTTTAAGAGCAGAGTTCAGGTCAACTGCAGCAAAATACTAAatgctaaaacaaaaaaaacacacacaccccagGAAAACTGAAGCCTTCCCAAGACAATCCAATTCAACTATGTAACATCTAAACTTTGTTAGTGTCCAGCTACTGTTGTTGCAAAGATAACATTTTCAAGAGGAGCCACCCAAAAGAAACATGAagcaacattatttttttttatttcatgctcCAGGTCCTTTGCTGTTGTTCAGATTTCCCAAGCTAAAAAGATGCCACTTATTTAGAACCCTACTACTATTAAGAAGCAGCAGGCAACTTTGAAGTcagcatgcaaaaaaaaaatcaatttatttggttttgttttgatccATTTTAATGTTCCACCAAGCTAGCCATCAGAAGCAATGAGATGGCAGAAGTACTGGAGGAGAACATGAGAGAACAGAGGGAAGTGAGACTATGAAAAATAAGTGAATGTAAGaattccagaggagcagctaGGTGGAGGAAACCACAGCTCTGGCAGAAGTCCAGGACTTTaactcttctttcctttctccttgttGGGAGATAGGGAAAAAGATTTCATCATCAGACATTTCACAGTAATAAGCAAAAAGAGCTCACTGAGCACTACAAACAAATATGCCCAtatgaacagcagcagaggccACCTCCACCACAAAAAGCCTGGCCAGTGTACTACACTCTTGATTCGTTTTTTTCTAAATCTAACAACTTACAACCTGGTGCACATCACAGCTACCTCAGCATAAAAATGCTTTTCGCTAATTTAAATGTCCTAAGTTTATTAAGTTTTCCCTTTTAACTACAGTATAAAACTGCATATATAGCAGGTAGGTTTTTCAGTCTATtgcagcagcctgcagccacAACCTGTGCCTTTAATTTATCTGTTATAGGATGAACTGTTAATACATTTCTCTTACCTTAGGATTATATTCAGCATTTCGGGCACGAAGTGCAATAGTTTTCAGGTCAAGTTTGCAACCAAGATTCACTGTGGACACAATATTCCTAAAGACAGAtcacagaaatatatttaaaaaaacaataagGAATTCATGTGTCTTCCTCATTTTTAACCAGGCccaatcaattttttaaaattattttgtttctccaAGCAAGTTTGAATGGCATCTTTCCTAACATGAGCACTGAGCAATGTTCTGGCTCAGGAATGTCCTTTTGTAGGGCAGAAGCTCCTAAGGCATAATTGCTGATTCCTCCTTATCTGTCAGCTATTAAGAAAAGTGTCCCATGAGAAGAACCTCTATTTCAGTTTGGGAGGAAAAATTACTGATGCTGAGAGCCCTCACCACAATCATGGAAGCTGCtggaaacaggagaaaatgagaCAGTATCATCTGAGATTTTCCTTGCTATGCCCTTCATGGAAGAGGGTGCAAAACTAAGTGGGAATGACCCAGGAGGTACATGCATTGCCAGGAGATGGGATAGCAGGTCTCTAGATAGTTTAAAAAAGTTACTAGAtaaacaattttgttttctgggaaaaccctgAAATATAAAGGTCctcagtgaggggaaaaaagtcagaaaaatatgagaaaCTACTCTTTCAATTCATGGTATCAACCATTTCTCCTTGTCCCAGCCAAAAATTTCTGAAGTAGTCTCTTTAAAACTGAAGTTCACTGGAAATGCTTCCAGACCTAGTTCTAGGGTTCTTCCAACTAGTTCTAGGGCTTTTTACCTTCTCACAAACTCAGTGCTAGGCAAGCATTGGGAAAGGAAACATCCTGAACTCCTAAACTGCAAGGAGTTAAAAATTATGACGGTGTTAAATGAAGACATATAACCCTCCACTGCTATGCTCCCAAGATGTACCGTTGACAAATTACTAAGAAACTGTTTATATTACTAAGTGGTTTAGTAATGAAGCTaagctaaaaataaagtaaaaattactCATATTGCTACAGGAGACTCATAAATTCTCAGGACCTCCCTTCCCACCAAAATGCAGTACCTAATTCCTGATGTGACTTTGGTCCTAAGTCTTTCTTTAAAGGGCTATCTGAGACAGGACATGATGCACTGACACAGGGGCACTCACTGTAGTTGTGGCACTATGCCAGAGCTCTCTGACGCCGGTGTCGCAGGAGTTATTGGAGTCATTGGAGTCATCGGAGAGGAGTACAGAGGGGTGGTTCCTGGTAAGGGGGCTGTGGTAAGAGTCTGTGAATGGAAGAGCTGGGGGGTTTGACCAGATGTTCCCTGTGTGGCTTGCTGGGACGTGGATTGCTGTGCcgcttgctgctgctgctgctgccgctgctgctcctccaggatgGACAGACTGTTGCTGCTCTGGACAGGCTGCGGCGTCAGTCCTGTGCCGTACGGCATCATCGGGCTGAAAATTGGAATTCCTGGAGTCATTGCACCCTGCGCAAGAAAACATGACATGAAAACCACAGATCATGATGACtccattttgtttttaagagaCAAAGTTTTCAGAGGaatcaaaaataaatctgtgttaGCTGAGTTGCTCATATCAAACCTGAAGCATATTGtagtaaataattaaaatcagaaaatccTTGGAAATGCAGATGTTCTATAGAATAAAGTACTACCCAAAGGAATTTAGGGAACATGACATACTTCTCACACTACCTTGCAAGCATGTCTCAGCTCTGACCCACAATTTAACTTGAAATTGTCTGAACACCAACTGTGCTCACTGTATCCACTGTATTCAAAGCCCAGTAACAATCCATTATGTACAAATTTTAAGGAGCAACcaccaaaattaaattaatcttttcaaGCTGTCAGTCATGTTTCAAATTAAGAGGAATCGCATTAAGAAATCCCACATATATTCCATGTATGAGAAACGCCATGTTTCTTATACTTCTGAATATAGACATCAATGGTTTCAAAATTCTGCCTTATACTAGTATTATTCAATCCCTGGCAGAAATTTTCAGatctgcaaacaaaaaaatgtgaaGCTAGATGCAAGAAAGAGAAAGCACTTTCATAAAGGAAATTCACATCAtagttacattttaaataatttgtttttaccTGAGGGGAGGCTAAGCCTTGAGCGTAGGGTGGCAAACTGTTGTTCTGATCCATGATTCCAGTTATTTCTTTGGTGAGGCCAGAAGTACTTCCttcaattaatttaaataacCTTCAAATCCTAGAGGTTTTTTAACCGTTTAAAACATTCCAGCAAAGTAGCTTTTAAAGCCAAGCTGAAAGTGTTAGGAAAACATCAGCTTAAGAGAAATATGAGTCTACAACACCAACCAaagcctggaaagaaaaaaaggaatatccTGAGAATAATATCTAAACACAAACCCAAAAGCAAGCCTATCAGCTGCTGACTCAGATAAGAGACACCCACGTACAAACACATATAAGAACATTCACGCGTACGCACACACGCATGCACAATCCataaaaataacctttttcAGGCACACTCCACAGAAACTTTGCAGCATGATTCTGCTGAAGTCCCTGGCAGGTCACCTGACTCACATGGGCAGGCCTCTGTCCAACCAAACCCTCCTGCACAAACAGCTCAAGCTGCTGATGCTCCTTCTACTCCAAGCTTCCTTTAGCTGCAAAAgcactgattttttaaagaatttaattcCCTTGGCTACTAATTGGCATTGCTTGCAAGTCTCTTCCTGGCGAATTTAAGGCTTGGGCtttcaaaaattacttttttcttctatgAGAAATGCATTGCAGCTCAAATCACAGCTAGGGAAACATCTTCCATCCAATTCCATAAAACAAAGCCCTAACAGATTTCAAACTGTAATGATATGCATTtcatgaggaaaaaagaaacatgtGAAAACCAATTTCAAGTACACAAGTGAAACATGCAAtgattttctcacatttttttaaCTATACTTCTGTTGCTGTTTTATGGAAAAAACAACGGAAGTGGAGAATTTAAATGTTATGATACCAATGATGTAAAATATTACCCATTAATTTCTAAGTTTCTTAATTATTGCTAAGAAATATTCAAGGTCATTATTAGGCCAGAGGTAGGCTACCTCAAAATCTGAAGACAGCCTATTCAGCCTCTCCTTTTTTTAAGATATGAGAGCTTAGAACTACAATAGTATTTGCACTGTAGCTAGAAATGCCTGCCTTTTTCCACCTATGACCATAAGTCATTATCATCTTTACCTTCACCAAAGATATCGAGCAGAGCACCCAGGTTTTACAACGTGGGTACATTAGAGGCCTAAACATAATCCTGGAAGAAACAAAGTCAACTCCTCGACAGCCCAGCTATTTAGTAAGGAGGCTGGATACCAGGCATGCCAAAACCTGCACCCAGGGCACCGACTACGCAGAGCTCCCTCCTCTACCCACTTAACGCGGCTTGCTCGGATCTCCACTACAAACGCCGGGCGCCGTTTCGGTCCAGGGAACA
Above is a genomic segment from Zonotrichia leucophrys gambelii isolate GWCS_2022_RI chromosome 3, RI_Zleu_2.0, whole genome shotgun sequence containing:
- the TBP gene encoding TATA-box-binding protein, whose amino-acid sequence is MDQNNSLPPYAQGLASPQGAMTPGIPIFSPMMPYGTGLTPQPVQSSNSLSILEEQQRQQQQQQAAQQSTSQQATQGTSGQTPQLFHSQTLTTAPLPGTTPLYSSPMTPMTPITPATPASESSGIVPQLQNIVSTVNLGCKLDLKTIALRARNAEYNPKRFAAVIMRIREPRTTALIFSSGKMVCTGAKSEEQSRLAARKYARVVQKLGFPAKFLDFKIQNMVGSCDVKFPIRLEGLVLTHQQFSSYEPELFPGLIYRMIKPRIVLLIFVSGKVVLTGAKVRAEIYEAFENIYPILKGFRKTT